A single Desulfovibrio piger DNA region contains:
- the uvrC gene encoding excinuclease ABC subunit UvrC: protein MQKPDPSSIPLSPGVYLYRDGKGQVIYVGKARILRRRVLSYFRPEGLPAKTKAMLAHAQSIEFLTTTTEKEALLLEASLIKKYRPHYNIVLRDDKQYVLFRVNIKHPFPRLEVVRKARRDGARYFGPFTSSLAARETWKLLHRAFPLRRCSDRAMKNRVRPCLYHHMGQCPAPCMGLVTAEDYLEGVRRVYDLLQGKADPLLKELRSRMEAAAEALEFEQAAVLRDQIRAVEKTVERQATVLPGGGDMDVLGLFQAERGLALGLVFVRGGAMTDGRAFYWPGLTFDDAPELLFSFVGQYYEQLTPPPRILLPWLPAAVQETDGEDGGTDGAPDERSLLEQALSERRGGPVRLVAPQNPADNRLVDVAQSNAREEARRREKLEETPLLERLARALHLPGAPRRIECVDVSHTGGRQTRVGMVVYEEGRPSPDQYRAYAMPDGGDDYGTLYDWVARRLESGPPWPDLMLIDGGRGQLAVVERALNDAGKPDFFPLAAIAKARDEAGHADRRAGNVADRIFLPGRSNPLPLREGCAELLFLQNVRDATHRFAIGRHRKARGRAALSGELMRLPGIGPATARLLWETFGSLEAMRAAGVDDLRRLPGIGAARAALLHEKLKGLESS, encoded by the coding sequence ATGCAGAAACCCGATCCGTCTTCCATCCCGCTCTCGCCCGGTGTCTATCTGTACCGGGACGGCAAGGGCCAGGTCATCTATGTGGGCAAGGCGCGCATCCTGCGCCGACGCGTGCTCTCCTATTTCCGCCCCGAAGGCCTGCCCGCCAAGACCAAAGCCATGCTGGCCCATGCGCAGAGCATCGAATTCCTGACCACCACCACGGAAAAGGAAGCCCTGCTGCTGGAAGCCAGCCTCATCAAGAAATACCGGCCCCATTACAATATCGTGCTGCGCGACGACAAGCAGTACGTGCTCTTCCGCGTGAACATCAAGCATCCCTTCCCCCGTCTGGAGGTGGTGCGCAAGGCCCGGCGCGACGGGGCCCGCTATTTCGGGCCCTTCACGTCCTCGCTGGCCGCCCGCGAGACCTGGAAGCTGCTGCACCGGGCCTTTCCCCTGCGCCGCTGTTCCGACAGGGCCATGAAGAACCGTGTGCGCCCCTGCCTCTACCATCATATGGGGCAGTGCCCGGCCCCCTGCATGGGCCTGGTCACGGCCGAGGACTATCTTGAAGGCGTGCGCCGCGTCTACGACCTTTTGCAGGGCAAGGCCGATCCCCTGCTCAAGGAATTGCGCAGCCGCATGGAAGCCGCCGCGGAAGCGCTGGAATTCGAACAGGCCGCTGTGCTGCGCGACCAGATCCGCGCTGTGGAAAAGACCGTGGAACGACAGGCCACGGTCCTGCCCGGCGGCGGCGACATGGACGTGCTGGGGCTGTTCCAGGCGGAACGGGGCCTGGCCCTGGGGCTGGTCTTCGTGCGCGGCGGCGCCATGACCGACGGCCGGGCCTTCTACTGGCCGGGCCTGACCTTCGACGACGCGCCGGAGCTGCTCTTTTCCTTCGTGGGCCAGTATTACGAGCAGCTCACCCCGCCGCCGCGCATCCTGCTGCCCTGGCTGCCCGCAGCCGTGCAGGAAACTGACGGGGAGGACGGCGGCACGGACGGGGCTCCCGACGAACGCAGCCTGCTGGAACAGGCCCTTTCCGAACGGCGCGGCGGCCCGGTGCGGCTGGTGGCGCCGCAGAACCCGGCCGACAACCGTCTGGTGGACGTGGCCCAGTCCAATGCCCGCGAAGAGGCACGGCGGCGCGAAAAACTGGAGGAAACGCCCCTGCTGGAGCGGCTGGCGCGGGCCCTGCACCTGCCGGGCGCGCCCCGGCGCATCGAATGCGTGGACGTGTCCCATACCGGCGGCCGCCAGACCCGCGTGGGCATGGTGGTCTATGAGGAGGGGCGCCCCAGCCCCGACCAGTACCGGGCCTATGCCATGCCCGACGGCGGTGACGATTACGGCACGCTTTATGACTGGGTGGCCCGGCGTCTGGAAAGCGGCCCGCCCTGGCCCGACCTGATGCTCATCGACGGGGGCCGCGGCCAGCTGGCCGTGGTGGAACGCGCCCTGAACGACGCGGGCAAGCCGGACTTCTTCCCGCTGGCGGCCATCGCCAAGGCCCGGGACGAGGCTGGCCATGCCGACCGGCGCGCGGGCAACGTGGCCGACCGCATCTTCCTGCCCGGCCGCAGCAATCCCCTGCCCCTGCGCGAAGGCTGCGCGGAGCTGCTCTTTTTGCAGAACGTGCGTGACGCCACCCACCGCTTCGCCATCGGCCGCCACCGCAAGGCGCGCGGACGGGCAGCCCTTTCCGGCGAGCTCATGCGCCTGCCCGGCATCGGCCCGGCCACGGCGCGCCTGCTCTGGGAGACCTTCGGCAGCCTGGAGGCCATGCGGGCCGCCGGCGTGGACGATCTGCGCCGCCTGCCCGGCATCGGGGCTGCCAGGGCCGCCCTGCTGCACGAAAAGCTGAAAGGGCTGGAGTCCTCCTGA
- a CDS encoding IS5 family transposase, giving the protein MGKRSASTPNGRLWTAPCCKPRRALKKSATEGLGRNPTDRGRSGGKIHLHVDGQGIPLGVTVTGANVHDSRLIEATLKNSREMGGWFLGSAVRHLCLDKGYDYPRVSEEVYVNGFEEHIRSRGEEVRDRWRTPARRWVVERTFAWLKSFRSLRTRYCCYLVNFMGLLYLALACILWRKLV; this is encoded by the coding sequence ATGGGGAAAAGGTCGGCGTCGACGCCCAATGGCAGGCTATGGACGGCACCTTGCTGCAAGCCCCGACGCGCTCTCAAAAAATCAGCGACTGAGGGCCTTGGACGCAACCCGACGGACAGGGGCCGAAGCGGCGGCAAGATACATCTCCATGTGGATGGTCAGGGTATTCCTCTGGGAGTGACAGTCACAGGTGCCAATGTTCATGACAGCCGCCTGATAGAAGCGACGCTGAAGAACTCCCGGGAAATGGGCGGCTGGTTTCTGGGGTCTGCCGTACGCCATCTCTGTCTGGACAAGGGCTATGACTACCCGCGAGTCAGCGAAGAAGTCTACGTAAACGGATTTGAGGAGCATATCCGCAGCCGGGGGGAAGAAGTTCGGGACCGCTGGAGGACTCCTGCCCGCCGCTGGGTAGTAGAGCGGACATTCGCCTGGTTGAAGAGTTTTCGGAGCTTGCGCACTCGCTACTGTTGTTACCTCGTCAATTTTATGGGACTACTTTACCTTGCTTTGGCCTGTATCCTTTGGAGAAAACTGGTATAG
- a CDS encoding IS5 family transposase (programmed frameshift): MTNPQRRHDISDAAWALLEPHLPGQSGQWGGVAKDNRLFINAVFWILRTGAPWRDLPPEYGKWGTVHQRFIRWRDKRVWEKLLEILIDEPDFEWLMIDASHCKVHPHAAGARGGNQGMGRNKRGLNSKIHLAVDAHGMPVRVAVTAGTTADCTQAVALIDGITAQCLLADRGYDSNELIDKATETGCEIVIPPKRNRKTQRWYDKSLYRVRHLVENAFLHLKRWRGIATRYAKMLTSFEAAAQIRCIAIWLKVLT; the protein is encoded by the exons ATGACGAATCCTCAACGCCGCCATGACATTTCGGATGCTGCGTGGGCCTTATTGGAACCTCATCTACCTGGGCAAAGCGGGCAATGGGGAGGTGTAGCAAAGGATAATCGCCTCTTTATCAATGCCGTCTTCTGGATATTGCGTACTGGTGCGCCGTGGCGAGACCTGCCACCGGAATATGGCAAATGGGGAACCGTTCATCAACGCTTTATTCGTTGGCGAGACAAACGAGTATGGGAAAAACTCCTTGAAATATTGATTGATGAGCCAGATTTTGAATGGTTGATGATCGATGCCAGCCATTGCAAAGTCCACCCCCATGCGGCAGGGGCTAGAGGCGGTAATCAGGGTATGGGCCGCA ACAAAAGGGGGCTCAACAGTAAAATACACCTGGCCGTGGATGCGCATGGTATGCCGGTCAGAGTTGCTGTTACAGCTGGTACCACAGCGGATTGCACACAAGCCGTAGCCTTGATTGACGGTATTACCGCTCAATGTTTGTTGGCGGATCGCGGATATGACAGCAATGAGCTCATAGATAAAGCAACTGAGACTGGTTGCGAAATTGTTATTCCCCCCAAAAGGAATCGTAAGACGCAACGTTGGTATGATAAGAGCCTCTATCGAGTGAGGCACTTGGTGGAGAATGCTTTTCTCCATCTCAAACGGTGGCGCGGTATCGCTACAAGATATGCGAAGATGCTCACTTCATTTGAGGCTGCTGCACAAATACGCTGTATAGCGATATGGCTTAAGGTATTAACTTAA
- a CDS encoding radical SAM protein yields the protein MPSDDCLKKLYIEPTARCNLRCKMCFRNSWKNEIIGDMRMETFRKAMTTMPDSVETVFFGGMGEPLAHPDIVEMVRTASALGKRVELLSNGTLLDARRTAELLDAGLDMLWLSIDALDDGRYAQIRRNSQLALVKEHIVEFNRRRARLDRTVRLGVAFVVMKSNAHELALLPYFSTYYKVNEVNISNVIPTDEHTASEVLYNNVVDWGLGDPAPMESSPRIHLPLMDWQDPAAQEGLRSLLSTSMCSVYLSGQRVSRAARHCRFIDEGMAFVKFDGHVSPCMSLLRNATLYWRQKQRETRSHFFGDLAEQGLAEIWDAPDYADFRRRVRNFEFSPCYRCSLCENWEKGLTDCFGNDAPTCGGCLWSEGVISCP from the coding sequence ATGCCGTCCGATGACTGTCTGAAAAAGCTCTATATAGAACCCACAGCGCGCTGCAACCTGCGCTGCAAGATGTGTTTCCGCAACAGCTGGAAGAACGAGATCATCGGCGACATGCGAATGGAGACCTTCCGCAAGGCCATGACGACCATGCCCGACAGCGTGGAGACCGTCTTTTTCGGCGGCATGGGCGAACCCCTGGCCCACCCGGACATCGTGGAGATGGTGCGCACGGCCTCCGCGCTGGGCAAACGCGTGGAACTGCTGAGCAACGGGACCCTGCTGGATGCCCGGCGCACGGCCGAGCTGCTGGACGCCGGTCTGGACATGCTCTGGCTGTCCATCGACGCCCTGGACGACGGCCGCTATGCCCAGATCCGCCGCAACAGCCAGCTGGCGCTGGTCAAGGAACATATCGTGGAGTTCAACCGCCGCCGCGCCCGTCTGGACAGGACCGTGCGCCTGGGCGTGGCCTTCGTGGTCATGAAGAGCAATGCCCACGAGCTGGCCCTGCTGCCCTATTTCTCCACCTATTACAAGGTGAACGAGGTCAACATCTCCAACGTCATCCCCACGGACGAGCATACGGCCTCGGAAGTGCTCTACAACAACGTGGTGGACTGGGGCCTGGGCGACCCCGCGCCCATGGAAAGCTCGCCGCGCATCCACCTGCCGCTCATGGACTGGCAGGACCCGGCGGCCCAAGAAGGTCTGCGCAGCCTGCTCTCCACCTCCATGTGCAGCGTCTACCTGTCCGGCCAGCGCGTCAGCCGGGCGGCCCGGCACTGCCGCTTCATCGACGAGGGCATGGCCTTCGTCAAATTCGACGGCCATGTCAGCCCCTGCATGTCCCTGCTGCGCAACGCCACCCTTTACTGGCGCCAGAAACAGCGCGAGACCCGCAGCCACTTTTTCGGCGATCTGGCGGAACAGGGCCTGGCCGAGATCTGGGATGCCCCGGACTATGCCGACTTCCGCCGCCGGGTGCGCAATTTCGAGTTCTCGCCCTGCTACCGGTGCAGCCTGTGCGAAAACTGGGAAAAGGGCCTTACCGACTGCTTCGGCAACGATGCCCCCACCTGCGGCGGCTGCCTGTGGTCCGAGGGCGTCATCAGCTGTCCGTAG
- a CDS encoding sulfite exporter TauE/SafE family protein — MPDALDIFVFVCWFAGGFVSGVSGIGGTMFAFPFLALAIPMHALIPLSCLVCFFKDACMIAMHVRFCRFDAMPWLLLGAVPGSFAGVYLLQICSGAVLQGIVGILLLFFVYWQLCVHGGRGGGARLQPVGVACGFGAGLLGTGIALDGPPMAAFGLAVGWEPRVFLGTVSVFFMLRGIITLVLQWWHGFFTPEVLGMALYGTPGVMLGSLAAFPVVRRINVLLFRRVLLGIIAICGVVCLVRSIW, encoded by the coding sequence ATGCCCGATGCTCTTGATATCTTTGTCTTTGTCTGCTGGTTCGCCGGTGGTTTCGTCTCCGGTGTCAGCGGCATCGGCGGCACCATGTTCGCCTTTCCCTTCCTGGCGCTGGCCATCCCCATGCATGCCCTCATCCCCCTGAGCTGCCTGGTCTGTTTTTTCAAGGATGCCTGCATGATCGCCATGCATGTGCGCTTCTGCCGCTTCGACGCCATGCCCTGGCTGCTGCTGGGCGCGGTGCCCGGCTCCTTTGCGGGCGTCTATCTGCTGCAGATCTGTTCCGGCGCCGTCCTGCAGGGCATCGTGGGCATCCTCCTTCTGTTCTTCGTGTACTGGCAGCTCTGTGTGCATGGCGGGCGCGGCGGCGGGGCCCGCCTGCAGCCGGTGGGCGTGGCCTGCGGCTTCGGCGCCGGTCTGCTGGGCACGGGCATCGCTCTGGACGGGCCGCCCATGGCCGCCTTTGGCCTGGCCGTGGGCTGGGAACCGCGCGTCTTCCTGGGCACGGTGAGCGTTTTTTTCATGCTGCGCGGCATCATCACCCTGGTGCTGCAATGGTGGCACGGCTTCTTCACGCCCGAGGTGCTGGGCATGGCCCTGTACGGGACGCCCGGCGTGATGCTGGGCAGCCTGGCGGCCTTCCCCGTGGTCAGGCGCATCAACGTGCTCCTGTTCCGCCGTGTCCTGCTGGGCATCATCGCCATTTGCGGCGTGGTCTGCCTGGTGCGCTCCATCTGGTAG
- a CDS encoding transposase produces the protein MKQTDFRDVPDELWERIEPLLAPFKRKRSGGSKPLAQRTVLAGILYKCRTGCQWAMLPACYGSKSSVHEHFQRWNKAGIMAEIFRILLAEYGEKVGVDAQWQAMDGTLLQAPTRSQKISD, from the coding sequence ATGAAACAAACAGATTTTCGTGATGTGCCTGATGAGCTGTGGGAACGTATCGAGCCTCTCCTTGCCCCGTTCAAACGAAAAAGAAGCGGCGGCAGCAAACCGCTTGCGCAGCGCACGGTTCTGGCAGGAATCCTCTACAAATGCCGGACAGGATGCCAATGGGCCATGCTTCCCGCCTGCTATGGATCAAAAAGCTCTGTCCACGAGCACTTCCAGCGATGGAACAAAGCCGGCATCATGGCGGAGATTTTTCGCATCCTTCTTGCTGAATATGGGGAAAAGGTCGGCGTCGACGCCCAATGGCAGGCTATGGACGGCACCTTGCTGCAAGCCCCGACGCGCTCTCAAAAAATCAGCGACTGA
- a CDS encoding LuxR C-terminal-related transcriptional regulator, with protein MYLHLANARKRLNAHSSIELLYIVSGGISIDCTIIKLSPRGEEIFKFIMQGWSGKQISNHLGISKSAVRRHKEKMLLDNDCKTIIELISKCYANNSLNTNQDD; from the coding sequence GTGTATTTACACTTAGCAAATGCAAGAAAACGCCTGAATGCACATAGTAGCATAGAATTATTATATATTGTTAGTGGTGGAATAAGCATTGATTGTACCATAATCAAGCTTTCTCCAAGAGGAGAAGAAATTTTTAAATTTATTATGCAAGGATGGAGCGGAAAACAGATAAGTAACCACTTGGGTATAAGTAAAAGTGCTGTAAGAAGACATAAAGAAAAAATGCTTTTAGATAATGATTGCAAAACAATAATCGAACTCATTTCAAAATGTTATGCAAACAATAGTCTAAATACAAACCAGGATGACTAA
- a CDS encoding tyrosine-type recombinase/integrase — MARVIVNGRQIACKMFPAGKKHGPEWRAAKEWEEEQKRLAREEMTIPTALELLMAWGDSYLTHVQRTMSRQTYVEKKLVTKDFFAYCGKKGIHDIAEITSARAYEFLSRIKDERGANVANKYRKNLLAAWNWGSDFLEGFPQVAPPFLKVKPFPVKHGERYVPPESDVIKVFQQAEGQDLVMLLTLYFTGGRRSEIFRLTWSDVDLQKEKIRLTDNKSGNGMERVRWLRMHPELVKALKWWWDARPCKVDNVFMQLQNDTFLGQPFTQRIHFMERLCRKAHVKPFGFHAIRHKSAAITFVSSGLNAAQVLMGHYRATTTDRYTKSAGLYTDQSEILSALGGSGIGQVVEDLLKTKIPQEKVS; from the coding sequence ATGGCGAGAGTCATCGTGAACGGCAGGCAGATAGCCTGCAAAATGTTCCCGGCAGGGAAAAAGCATGGCCCGGAATGGCGGGCCGCAAAAGAATGGGAGGAAGAGCAAAAAAGACTCGCACGGGAAGAGATGACGATCCCCACGGCATTAGAACTGCTTATGGCGTGGGGAGATAGTTATCTTACCCATGTTCAGCGAACGATGAGCCGACAGACCTATGTGGAAAAGAAGCTGGTGACGAAGGACTTTTTCGCCTACTGCGGCAAAAAGGGCATCCATGACATCGCGGAAATCACTTCGGCAAGAGCCTATGAGTTTCTTTCCAGAATCAAGGATGAACGAGGGGCAAACGTCGCCAACAAGTACCGTAAGAATCTGCTGGCTGCATGGAACTGGGGTTCCGACTTCCTTGAGGGATTTCCACAGGTGGCACCACCATTTCTGAAGGTGAAGCCATTTCCCGTAAAGCACGGCGAGCGCTATGTTCCACCGGAAAGTGATGTCATCAAGGTGTTTCAGCAGGCGGAAGGGCAGGACCTGGTCATGCTGCTAACCCTGTACTTCACGGGAGGACGCAGAAGCGAAATCTTCCGGCTGACGTGGAGCGATGTGGACCTTCAGAAGGAAAAAATCAGACTGACCGACAACAAGTCGGGGAATGGAATGGAACGGGTGCGCTGGCTCCGAATGCACCCGGAACTGGTCAAGGCGCTCAAGTGGTGGTGGGATGCCCGCCCCTGCAAGGTGGACAATGTGTTCATGCAGCTTCAGAACGACACGTTTCTGGGGCAGCCGTTCACCCAGCGCATTCACTTCATGGAGCGTCTCTGCCGGAAGGCCCATGTGAAGCCCTTCGGTTTTCATGCCATCCGGCATAAAAGTGCAGCCATCACGTTCGTGAGTTCAGGTCTGAATGCCGCCCAGGTTCTCATGGGACATTATCGGGCGACCACCACGGATCGTTATACGAAGAGCGCGGGGCTGTACACGGACCAGAGCGAAATTCTTTCAGCTCTGGGAGGCAGCGGCATCGGGCAGGTAGTGGAAGACCTGCTTAAAACAAAAATTCCTCAAGAGAAGGTCTCCTGA
- a CDS encoding plasmid mobilization protein: MRGKKGTNGEGKYAANLLLTFRVTAEEKVRLEQQADMAGLSVSAYLRRRFFGGRPLIAHTDAMMIRELRRIGGLLKHNFETLRQSGAGVDMLERQERALELLVSAIEHLGVPGHDSEESQTGNRR; the protein is encoded by the coding sequence ATGAGAGGCAAAAAAGGAACGAATGGTGAAGGTAAGTATGCCGCCAATCTGTTGCTCACCTTTCGAGTGACAGCAGAGGAAAAAGTGCGTCTTGAGCAGCAGGCGGATATGGCGGGGCTGTCCGTTTCCGCGTATCTGCGCCGGAGGTTTTTCGGAGGACGCCCGCTCATAGCCCACACCGACGCCATGATGATTCGGGAACTTCGCCGTATCGGGGGCCTGCTCAAGCACAACTTTGAAACGCTTCGGCAGTCGGGTGCCGGTGTGGATATGCTTGAGCGGCAGGAACGGGCGTTGGAGCTTCTGGTTTCCGCCATTGAGCATCTTGGAGTGCCCGGCCATGATAGTGAAGAAAGTCAGACGGGAAATCGTCGATAA
- a CDS encoding DNA-primase RepB domain-containing protein, whose amino-acid sequence MIVKKVRREIVDKPKTWQIGDLVDYIRFPHNKNPQEKVAHAGSRNFLTSTHNGQKMEMIALAEESVHSKMPVQHWIFSWQEGEQPTREQVDEAVDIFLGHMGLTGHQTVYALHYDTDNYHLHIAVNRMNEETGKVVQPHKGFDIDAAHRILALIEHGQGWKPQEKARYVVLENGELARRKSGREIKPRQAALDVEHATGEKSAQRIVQERGHDIIRDADSWEDMHRKLAEVGLRFEKKGSGAVIFVGDIAVKASSVDRAFSMKKLCRKWGEFTEGNYTKEQEALPPEPVSSVNLEEWKLYQQEFEEEEKEARNDEAITPVDSLRKRQREQRRKSLARLAQYGVPVLNIARHCLKIQQREERRFLRGTGKKVRRHKPRFEAWLRAKGLHRQAGLWRYRSAWEKTRHTPPPVPDRGREFMREMENFRRYAAAVGADRYRVTCIAMETNGNKKTFILDKEGGVTRGFTPEELVLRIPEMLRLQRREENIYYTPLSEEKHHVLIDDMTAESLVRLQRDGYRPAVILESSPGNFQCLLTIAKLGSRFDRDVGNRLTERLNKEYGDKKLCGCIHPHRAPGFENRKPKHRREDGSFPEVKLLVAEKRECHKALELARQIAGEYEAAAESRKRCPVLPPGGGPSGDAVTAYHAHLEDIRRHLTIEDYSRVDAMIALRLRATGHSRDAVMEAVRQCAPAIRETPARRDWQRYAERTADYAFGTAGDVELAKYETYRELWRRVEERVGMQQKSALHTRMR is encoded by the coding sequence ATGATAGTGAAGAAAGTCAGACGGGAAATCGTCGATAAGCCGAAGACGTGGCAGATCGGGGATCTGGTGGATTACATCCGCTTTCCTCACAACAAGAATCCGCAGGAAAAGGTCGCCCATGCGGGCAGCAGGAATTTCCTGACTTCCACGCATAATGGCCAGAAGATGGAAATGATCGCTCTGGCCGAAGAGTCGGTTCACAGCAAGATGCCGGTGCAGCACTGGATTTTTTCATGGCAGGAGGGGGAGCAGCCCACGAGGGAACAGGTGGATGAGGCTGTGGATATTTTTCTGGGTCACATGGGGCTGACCGGGCATCAGACCGTGTACGCTCTGCATTATGATACCGATAACTACCATCTTCACATTGCGGTGAACCGCATGAATGAGGAAACGGGAAAAGTCGTTCAGCCGCACAAAGGATTTGATATTGATGCGGCGCACAGGATTCTTGCGCTCATTGAACACGGACAGGGATGGAAACCGCAGGAAAAAGCCCGGTATGTCGTGCTGGAAAACGGTGAACTGGCCCGGAGAAAGAGCGGCAGGGAAATAAAACCTCGACAGGCCGCCCTGGACGTTGAACACGCCACGGGAGAGAAGTCTGCCCAGCGTATCGTACAGGAGCGGGGGCATGACATCATACGGGATGCAGACTCATGGGAAGATATGCACCGGAAGCTGGCAGAAGTTGGTCTCCGTTTTGAGAAAAAAGGGTCCGGTGCGGTCATTTTTGTGGGAGATATTGCCGTGAAGGCTTCTTCCGTGGACCGGGCTTTCAGCATGAAAAAACTTTGCAGAAAATGGGGAGAGTTCACGGAAGGAAACTATACGAAGGAGCAAGAAGCATTGCCGCCGGAGCCGGTGAGTTCGGTAAACCTGGAAGAATGGAAACTCTATCAGCAGGAATTTGAGGAAGAAGAAAAAGAGGCACGAAACGACGAGGCAATAACGCCGGTCGATTCCCTGCGAAAGCGGCAGAGAGAACAGCGTCGGAAGAGTCTTGCCCGGCTGGCGCAATACGGCGTGCCGGTACTGAATATTGCCCGTCATTGTCTGAAAATACAGCAGAGGGAAGAGCGACGTTTCCTGCGGGGCACGGGGAAAAAGGTCAGGCGGCATAAACCCCGGTTTGAGGCATGGCTGCGGGCAAAAGGACTGCATCGTCAGGCAGGACTCTGGAGGTATCGTTCCGCCTGGGAAAAGACAAGACACACCCCGCCGCCGGTGCCGGACAGAGGAAGAGAATTCATGCGGGAAATGGAGAATTTCAGGCGTTATGCCGCAGCCGTCGGAGCAGACAGGTATCGAGTGACCTGCATCGCCATGGAGACAAACGGGAATAAAAAGACCTTCATTCTCGACAAGGAAGGCGGCGTTACCAGGGGATTTACCCCTGAAGAACTGGTCTTGCGCATACCTGAGATGCTCAGGCTCCAGCGGCGCGAAGAGAATATATATTACACGCCGTTATCCGAGGAAAAACATCATGTGCTTATCGACGACATGACGGCGGAAAGTCTGGTCCGGCTGCAAAGGGACGGATACCGGCCTGCGGTCATTCTGGAGAGTTCTCCGGGGAATTTTCAATGCCTTCTGACCATCGCAAAACTGGGGAGCCGTTTTGACCGGGATGTGGGCAACCGGCTTACGGAACGGCTGAACAAGGAGTATGGAGATAAAAAATTGTGCGGTTGCATCCACCCGCACAGAGCGCCGGGCTTTGAGAATCGAAAGCCGAAGCATCGTCGGGAAGACGGTTCCTTCCCGGAGGTGAAACTTCTGGTTGCCGAAAAACGTGAGTGCCACAAGGCGCTGGAGCTGGCCCGACAGATAGCCGGGGAATATGAGGCCGCCGCTGAGAGCAGAAAACGATGTCCGGTACTGCCTCCGGGAGGCGGACCTTCAGGCGATGCCGTTACCGCCTACCATGCTCACCTGGAGGATATTCGCCGTCACCTGACCATTGAAGACTACTCCCGTGTGGATGCCATGATCGCCCTGCGACTTCGCGCTACCGGCCATAGCCGGGATGCTGTGATGGAGGCTGTCCGGCAATGCGCTCCCGCTATCCGGGAGACGCCCGCACGCAGAGACTGGCAGCGATACGCCGAACGCACGGCGGATTACGCTTTCGGCACAGCGGGAGATGTAGAGCTGGCGAAGTATGAAACATACCGGGAGCTGTGGCGACGAGTGGAGGAACGTGTCGGTATGCAGCAAAAGTCTGCACTCCATACACGCATGAGGTAA